The following proteins are encoded in a genomic region of Desulfuromonadales bacterium:
- a CDS encoding FtsQ-type POTRA domain-containing protein — protein sequence MRDFKSQKPVKVKVNRRKRQKEPRDWRKFFQRALGIGVLIGKLSLVVLLLGGAGLAARQVFHSGYFGVAKVRVENLGRVSEEEVVELSDIRPGMNIFDLELELIGRKIEENPWIATARVERVLPREVVISVRERVPKAVINLGYLYYLDADGEIFKVLGPEDSIDYPVVTGIDRRTLLENPGDCRKHLEEAVLLLDELAGRRIFSLDDVSELHIDQTDGLTLYTFSGGVPVHMGYSNFNSKLDRLERIYPELEPRLPVLKYIDLNVADRVIVKVDSRRTIGNG from the coding sequence ATGCGGGATTTCAAATCCCAAAAACCGGTCAAGGTCAAGGTCAACCGGCGCAAGCGGCAGAAAGAGCCGCGTGACTGGCGCAAGTTTTTCCAGCGTGCGCTCGGCATCGGCGTGCTCATCGGCAAGCTGTCGCTGGTTGTCCTGCTGCTTGGCGGCGCCGGGCTGGCGGCCCGGCAGGTCTTCCACTCGGGCTACTTCGGCGTCGCCAAGGTGCGGGTGGAAAACCTCGGTCGGGTGAGTGAGGAAGAGGTCGTCGAGCTCTCCGACATCCGCCCCGGGATGAATATCTTTGATCTCGAACTGGAGTTGATCGGCCGCAAAATCGAGGAAAACCCCTGGATTGCCACAGCCCGGGTGGAGCGGGTCTTGCCCCGCGAGGTGGTCATCAGCGTCCGCGAGCGAGTGCCCAAGGCGGTGATCAACCTCGGCTATCTCTATTACCTCGATGCCGACGGGGAGATCTTCAAGGTGCTGGGCCCTGAAGACAGCATCGATTATCCGGTGGTCACCGGCATCGACCGGCGCACCCTCCTGGAGAACCCGGGGGATTGCCGGAAGCATCTGGAAGAGGCTGTGCTGCTGCTCGACGAACTGGCCGGCCGGCGCATCTTTTCCCTCGACGATGTTTCAGAACTGCATATCGACCAGACCGACGGGTTGACCCTCTATACCTTCAGCGGCGGGGTTCCGGTCCATATGGGCTACAGCAATTTCAACAGCAAGCTCGATCGCCTGGAACGCATCTATCCAGAACTCGAACCGCGACTGCCGGTCCTGAAGTACATCGATCTCAACGTCGCTGACCGGGTCATCGTCAAGGTGGATAGCAGGCGGACAATTGGCAACGGTTAG
- a CDS encoding D-alanine--D-alanine ligase produces MTRDELKSKKIAVLMGGLSAEREISLRTGRAVLAALQEAGYTAAGIDAGRDLAARLEAEKAEVAFIALHGRFGEDGTVQGMLELLGIPYTGSGVMASAVAMDKVTTKKILLYHELPTPAFDVFQRGIAKEEFLSRHRHFPLVVKPAREGSTIGVSIVRNAQELRAGLESALAHDDLVLVEDFIQGLEVTVGVLEGEPLPVIQVVPKGGFYDFQAKYTAGQTEYLVPAPLEGALYERLQQVAVAAFRALGCAGAARVDFMVREREFYCLEVNTIPGMTETSLLPKAARQNGISFGELVQRILDGAALGK; encoded by the coding sequence ATGACACGTGACGAGCTGAAATCGAAAAAAATTGCCGTTCTCATGGGCGGCCTCTCCGCCGAGCGGGAGATTTCGCTGCGCACCGGACGGGCGGTGCTCGCCGCGCTGCAGGAGGCGGGTTACACGGCCGCCGGCATCGATGCCGGGCGGGACCTGGCGGCGCGCCTGGAAGCGGAAAAGGCCGAGGTGGCATTCATCGCCCTGCACGGCCGTTTCGGCGAGGACGGCACGGTACAGGGGATGCTGGAACTTCTCGGCATCCCCTATACGGGCAGCGGAGTCATGGCTTCCGCGGTCGCCATGGACAAGGTGACCACCAAGAAAATCCTGCTCTACCATGAGCTGCCGACCCCGGCTTTCGACGTCTTTCAACGGGGCATTGCCAAGGAAGAGTTTCTTTCCCGGCACCGGCACTTTCCCCTGGTCGTCAAGCCGGCCCGCGAAGGCTCGACCATCGGTGTCAGTATCGTCCGCAACGCCCAAGAGTTGCGCGCCGGTCTGGAGAGTGCGCTGGCCCACGATGATCTGGTGCTGGTGGAAGACTTCATCCAAGGGCTGGAGGTCACCGTCGGCGTGCTCGAAGGTGAGCCCCTGCCGGTTATCCAGGTCGTTCCCAAGGGGGGCTTCTACGATTTTCAGGCCAAGTATACGGCGGGCCAGACCGAATACCTCGTCCCCGCCCCCCTTGAGGGCGCTCTCTACGAACGGCTGCAGCAGGTGGCAGTGGCCGCCTTTCGGGCGCTCGGTTGCGCCGGGGCCGCCCGGGTCGATTTCATGGTGCGCGAGCGCGAATTCTACTGTCTGGAGGTCAACACTATTCCGGGGATGACCGAGACCAGCCTGCTGCCGAAGGCAGCCCGGCAGAACGGCATCTCTTTCGGTGAACTGGTTCAGCGGATACTCGACGGGGCGGCGCTGGGCAAGTAG
- the murB gene encoding UDP-N-acetylmuramate dehydrogenase — translation MGETLFETLRSRLKGTVTADELLCRHTTWRVGGPADLFIVPADREELVTALRLLAAAGVPWVALGAGSNLLVRDGGVRGAVLHTGGLRRLTFAEDGRAQAEGGVPMMTLIREAAARGLAGLEALAGIPGTVGGGIVMNAGAAGQEMADVVREVHLAGPQGEEPWRGEQLQFAYRGSNLPPARVLAAAMLQFRAADPAHLEEVIRRRLQQRQAAQRVGAPNAGSVFKNPEGQQAWRLIDAAGLRGETIGGAQVAERHTNFIVNRGGASAQDILALIDRVREKVLQHSGIELDPEVRIIGDD, via the coding sequence GTGGGCGAAACGCTCTTTGAAACCCTACGTTCCCGACTGAAGGGGACGGTTACTGCCGATGAGCTTCTCTGCCGGCATACAACCTGGCGGGTCGGCGGTCCGGCCGACCTCTTCATCGTACCTGCCGACAGGGAAGAGCTGGTGACCGCCCTGCGACTGCTCGCGGCGGCCGGCGTTCCCTGGGTGGCCCTCGGCGCCGGCAGCAATCTGCTGGTCCGCGACGGCGGTGTCCGCGGGGCGGTGCTGCATACCGGCGGACTTCGGCGACTCACATTTGCCGAGGACGGCAGGGCGCAGGCCGAAGGCGGGGTGCCGATGATGACCCTGATTCGGGAAGCCGCCGCCCGTGGCCTGGCTGGCCTCGAGGCCTTGGCGGGTATTCCCGGTACGGTCGGCGGCGGCATCGTCATGAACGCCGGGGCCGCCGGGCAGGAAATGGCGGATGTGGTGCGCGAGGTGCACCTCGCCGGTCCGCAGGGTGAAGAGCCGTGGCGGGGGGAGCAGCTGCAATTCGCCTACCGCGGGTCGAACCTCCCGCCGGCGCGGGTGCTGGCGGCGGCGATGCTGCAATTCCGTGCGGCGGACCCGGCCCACCTGGAAGAGGTTATCCGTCGCCGCCTGCAGCAGCGGCAAGCGGCCCAGAGGGTGGGCGCGCCGAACGCCGGCTCGGTATTCAAAAATCCGGAAGGGCAGCAGGCCTGGCGGCTGATCGACGCGGCAGGTCTGCGCGGTGAGACCATCGGCGGAGCGCAGGTGGCCGAAAGGCACACCAATTTCATTGTCAACCGTGGCGGTGCCAGCGCACAGGATATCCTGGCGCTGATCGATCGGGTCCGCGAGAAGGTGTTGCAGCACTCAGGCATCGAACTGGATCCAGAGGTGCGGATCATCGGCGACGATTGA